In a genomic window of Phyllostomus discolor isolate MPI-MPIP mPhyDis1 chromosome 5, mPhyDis1.pri.v3, whole genome shotgun sequence:
- the FAM217A gene encoding protein FAM217A isoform X1, with product MCLFHNLYRILRKQASKMGRRNGENCGTNLRVSNIPHENLSHWNLDSEVPDPENKNLPPGRDSAAGGKSNKNHLEIPVEQLMLELNLSENAHKRTQTRICQLWSYPLNKGSTMDNRDFKKPSMEIGFNTTNNPIKFFTLNHSLTSAPVDKQVGSYSELPTSVGLCWPYADGDFFKDRNEAHVNLCSTIENNNGETLSAPNWNLKYGNSSVEENLTDESDLSENEKASDTLLSYFKKMDLNLKPETIENVEESFTEEPSEVFPYPDFLPPPFNTLDLHKLAVSKSENWKATVESPESCIEHLITRLLELERLQHTTIQKERPRLPTTFCIPAVTERPSSSKTIPKPRQPKLSDSVSLQTTCVDKTREKRKNNSGAYKLEQNASKWNWSTAGKYKWNSKPPSLKGSSTTKHLMATYDAFKNPKSSILNPCQELSTNPTTAQTTQSLVKVVSARPCLPPRSLIPVSPINLSFPENHTEEIKAPRTKKKLYRKHIALNRSFYIQKRYCLSPSFIAKGKCSPIEQK from the exons ATGTGCCTGTTCCACAACCTGTATAGGATTTTAAggaaacaagccagcaaaatggGGAGAAGAAATGGTGAGAACTGCGGCACCAACCTGCGTGTGTCAAACATCCCTCATGAG AATTTATCTCACTGGAATTTGGATTCAGAAGTACCTGATCCTGAAAATAAAAACCTCCCACCTGGAAGGGATAGTGCAGCAGGTG GCAAAAGTAACAAG AACCATTTGGAAATTCCAGTAGAGCAACTGATGCTAGAGCTTAATTTGTCAGAGAATGCTCACAAAAGAACACAG ACTAGGATATGTCAGTTATGGAGTTATCCTCTTAACAAAGGAAGTACCATGGATAACAG ggATTTCAAAAAACCTTCTATGGAAATTGGCTTTAATACAACCAACAATCCCATAAAGTTCTTCACTCTGAACCACTCACTAACAAGTGCTCCAGTTGATAAGCAAGTTGGTTCTTACTCTGAACTGCCGACATCAGTAGGTCTCTGCTGGCCCTATGCCGACGGAGacttttttaaagacagaaatgagGCTCATGTTAATTTATGTTCAACTATAGAAAACAACAATGGTGAAACTTTATCTGCTCCAAATTGGAATTTGAAATATGGAAACAGCAGTGTAGAAGAAAATTTAACAGATGAAAGTGAtttatcagaaaatgaaaaggcaagtgATACTTTACTcagctattttaaaaagatggaccTGAACTTAAAGCCAGAAACAATAGAAAATGTTGAAGAATCTTTCACAGAAGAACCAAGTGAAGTATTTCCATATCCtgattttcttcctcctcctttcaatACTCTGGACTTGCACAAATTAGCTGTCTCAAAATCTGAAAATTGGAAAGCAACAGTAGAATCTCCAGAAAGCTGTATTGAACATTTGATAACTCGTTTATTGGAATTGGAACGATTACAACATACGACTATACAAAAAGAGAGGCCAAGATTACCAACTACCTTCTGTATTCCAGCAGTTACTGAACGACCCTCTTCCTCCAAAACTATACCAAAACCAAGACAGCCAAAACTTTCTGACTCTGTAAGTCTTCAGACAACTTGTGTAGataaaactagagaaaaaagaaaaaataattctggtGCTTACAAGCTTGAACAAAATGCTTCAAAATGGAATTGGAGCACTGCTGGCAAATATAAGTGGAATTCTAAACCACCATCTCTAAAAGGTTCATCCACAACAAAACATTTGATGGCAACTTATGATGCTTTCAAGAATCCCAAAAGTTCCATTTTAAATCCATGCCAAGAACTCTCAACCAATCCTACTACTGCCCAAACAACTCAATCACTGGTTAAAGTGGTCTCAGCAAGACCTTGTCTGCCACCAAGGTCTCTAATACCAGTTTCACCCATAAATTTGTCTTTTCCTGAAAATCACACAGAAGAAATCAAGGCACCAAGGACCAAAAAGAAACTTTACCGAAAACACATAGCATTGAACAGATCATTCTATATTCAAAAGCGATACTGTTTATCACCTTCATTTATAGCTAAGGGTAAGTGCTCACCCATTGAGCAAAAATAA
- the FAM217A gene encoding protein FAM217A isoform X2: protein MGRRNGENCGTNLRVSNIPHENLSHWNLDSEVPDPENKNLPPGRDSAAGGKSNKNHLEIPVEQLMLELNLSENAHKRTQTRICQLWSYPLNKGSTMDNRDFKKPSMEIGFNTTNNPIKFFTLNHSLTSAPVDKQVGSYSELPTSVGLCWPYADGDFFKDRNEAHVNLCSTIENNNGETLSAPNWNLKYGNSSVEENLTDESDLSENEKASDTLLSYFKKMDLNLKPETIENVEESFTEEPSEVFPYPDFLPPPFNTLDLHKLAVSKSENWKATVESPESCIEHLITRLLELERLQHTTIQKERPRLPTTFCIPAVTERPSSSKTIPKPRQPKLSDSVSLQTTCVDKTREKRKNNSGAYKLEQNASKWNWSTAGKYKWNSKPPSLKGSSTTKHLMATYDAFKNPKSSILNPCQELSTNPTTAQTTQSLVKVVSARPCLPPRSLIPVSPINLSFPENHTEEIKAPRTKKKLYRKHIALNRSFYIQKRYCLSPSFIAKGKCSPIEQK, encoded by the exons atggGGAGAAGAAATGGTGAGAACTGCGGCACCAACCTGCGTGTGTCAAACATCCCTCATGAG AATTTATCTCACTGGAATTTGGATTCAGAAGTACCTGATCCTGAAAATAAAAACCTCCCACCTGGAAGGGATAGTGCAGCAGGTG GCAAAAGTAACAAG AACCATTTGGAAATTCCAGTAGAGCAACTGATGCTAGAGCTTAATTTGTCAGAGAATGCTCACAAAAGAACACAG ACTAGGATATGTCAGTTATGGAGTTATCCTCTTAACAAAGGAAGTACCATGGATAACAG ggATTTCAAAAAACCTTCTATGGAAATTGGCTTTAATACAACCAACAATCCCATAAAGTTCTTCACTCTGAACCACTCACTAACAAGTGCTCCAGTTGATAAGCAAGTTGGTTCTTACTCTGAACTGCCGACATCAGTAGGTCTCTGCTGGCCCTATGCCGACGGAGacttttttaaagacagaaatgagGCTCATGTTAATTTATGTTCAACTATAGAAAACAACAATGGTGAAACTTTATCTGCTCCAAATTGGAATTTGAAATATGGAAACAGCAGTGTAGAAGAAAATTTAACAGATGAAAGTGAtttatcagaaaatgaaaaggcaagtgATACTTTACTcagctattttaaaaagatggaccTGAACTTAAAGCCAGAAACAATAGAAAATGTTGAAGAATCTTTCACAGAAGAACCAAGTGAAGTATTTCCATATCCtgattttcttcctcctcctttcaatACTCTGGACTTGCACAAATTAGCTGTCTCAAAATCTGAAAATTGGAAAGCAACAGTAGAATCTCCAGAAAGCTGTATTGAACATTTGATAACTCGTTTATTGGAATTGGAACGATTACAACATACGACTATACAAAAAGAGAGGCCAAGATTACCAACTACCTTCTGTATTCCAGCAGTTACTGAACGACCCTCTTCCTCCAAAACTATACCAAAACCAAGACAGCCAAAACTTTCTGACTCTGTAAGTCTTCAGACAACTTGTGTAGataaaactagagaaaaaagaaaaaataattctggtGCTTACAAGCTTGAACAAAATGCTTCAAAATGGAATTGGAGCACTGCTGGCAAATATAAGTGGAATTCTAAACCACCATCTCTAAAAGGTTCATCCACAACAAAACATTTGATGGCAACTTATGATGCTTTCAAGAATCCCAAAAGTTCCATTTTAAATCCATGCCAAGAACTCTCAACCAATCCTACTACTGCCCAAACAACTCAATCACTGGTTAAAGTGGTCTCAGCAAGACCTTGTCTGCCACCAAGGTCTCTAATACCAGTTTCACCCATAAATTTGTCTTTTCCTGAAAATCACACAGAAGAAATCAAGGCACCAAGGACCAAAAAGAAACTTTACCGAAAACACATAGCATTGAACAGATCATTCTATATTCAAAAGCGATACTGTTTATCACCTTCATTTATAGCTAAGGGTAAGTGCTCACCCATTGAGCAAAAATAA
- the FAM217A gene encoding protein FAM217A isoform X3, whose product MLELNLSENAHKRTQTRICQLWSYPLNKGSTMDNRDFKKPSMEIGFNTTNNPIKFFTLNHSLTSAPVDKQVGSYSELPTSVGLCWPYADGDFFKDRNEAHVNLCSTIENNNGETLSAPNWNLKYGNSSVEENLTDESDLSENEKASDTLLSYFKKMDLNLKPETIENVEESFTEEPSEVFPYPDFLPPPFNTLDLHKLAVSKSENWKATVESPESCIEHLITRLLELERLQHTTIQKERPRLPTTFCIPAVTERPSSSKTIPKPRQPKLSDSVSLQTTCVDKTREKRKNNSGAYKLEQNASKWNWSTAGKYKWNSKPPSLKGSSTTKHLMATYDAFKNPKSSILNPCQELSTNPTTAQTTQSLVKVVSARPCLPPRSLIPVSPINLSFPENHTEEIKAPRTKKKLYRKHIALNRSFYIQKRYCLSPSFIAKGKCSPIEQK is encoded by the exons ATGCTAGAGCTTAATTTGTCAGAGAATGCTCACAAAAGAACACAG ACTAGGATATGTCAGTTATGGAGTTATCCTCTTAACAAAGGAAGTACCATGGATAACAG ggATTTCAAAAAACCTTCTATGGAAATTGGCTTTAATACAACCAACAATCCCATAAAGTTCTTCACTCTGAACCACTCACTAACAAGTGCTCCAGTTGATAAGCAAGTTGGTTCTTACTCTGAACTGCCGACATCAGTAGGTCTCTGCTGGCCCTATGCCGACGGAGacttttttaaagacagaaatgagGCTCATGTTAATTTATGTTCAACTATAGAAAACAACAATGGTGAAACTTTATCTGCTCCAAATTGGAATTTGAAATATGGAAACAGCAGTGTAGAAGAAAATTTAACAGATGAAAGTGAtttatcagaaaatgaaaaggcaagtgATACTTTACTcagctattttaaaaagatggaccTGAACTTAAAGCCAGAAACAATAGAAAATGTTGAAGAATCTTTCACAGAAGAACCAAGTGAAGTATTTCCATATCCtgattttcttcctcctcctttcaatACTCTGGACTTGCACAAATTAGCTGTCTCAAAATCTGAAAATTGGAAAGCAACAGTAGAATCTCCAGAAAGCTGTATTGAACATTTGATAACTCGTTTATTGGAATTGGAACGATTACAACATACGACTATACAAAAAGAGAGGCCAAGATTACCAACTACCTTCTGTATTCCAGCAGTTACTGAACGACCCTCTTCCTCCAAAACTATACCAAAACCAAGACAGCCAAAACTTTCTGACTCTGTAAGTCTTCAGACAACTTGTGTAGataaaactagagaaaaaagaaaaaataattctggtGCTTACAAGCTTGAACAAAATGCTTCAAAATGGAATTGGAGCACTGCTGGCAAATATAAGTGGAATTCTAAACCACCATCTCTAAAAGGTTCATCCACAACAAAACATTTGATGGCAACTTATGATGCTTTCAAGAATCCCAAAAGTTCCATTTTAAATCCATGCCAAGAACTCTCAACCAATCCTACTACTGCCCAAACAACTCAATCACTGGTTAAAGTGGTCTCAGCAAGACCTTGTCTGCCACCAAGGTCTCTAATACCAGTTTCACCCATAAATTTGTCTTTTCCTGAAAATCACACAGAAGAAATCAAGGCACCAAGGACCAAAAAGAAACTTTACCGAAAACACATAGCATTGAACAGATCATTCTATATTCAAAAGCGATACTGTTTATCACCTTCATTTATAGCTAAGGGTAAGTGCTCACCCATTGAGCAAAAATAA